One genomic window of Candidatus Krumholzibacteriota bacterium includes the following:
- a CDS encoding glycoside hydrolase family 30 protein has product MTHTNTSRPARPRPHRATPRPFSPGSSIAAFVILGCVSLSAFACGGGERAASIVQTSRAGDRAAVAGRVTFTAERPAGLPVIALDPEERYQEIVGFGGSFTESSAHVLGRLGEEKRAEVLRAYFSPEGAAYSLTRTHMGSCDFSLSNYTYATTPGDTALADFSIEEDRGDLIPLIRDAAAVPGADFRIVASPWTAPPWMKTNGDWNGGSLLPEYDDTWALFFCRYIRAYEKEGIPIWAVTPVNEPLGNANQWESMIFTPERMAGFVKQSLGPAFAREGIGARILVYDQNRDHLEEWATAILGDPDAARYVRGTAIHWYSSTVEWYPETLERVHRRYPDKLLLHTEGCIDSEVPVWRDDDWYWRAEATDWGYDWATEENKHLHPKYVPVFRYARDIIGCLNSGVAGWIDWNIVLDDRGGPNHAENWCIAPVIAKPETNEVYYTPLYFVMRQFSRYMRPGAVRIGVDCGIGGLMATAVRNPGENIAVAILNQGERAERFALLLDGEFAEISIPGYALQTVIIE; this is encoded by the coding sequence ATGACGCACACGAACACATCACGTCCGGCGCGCCCTCGTCCTCATCGCGCGACGCCCCGGCCGTTTTCCCCGGGATCATCGATCGCGGCCTTCGTCATCCTCGGCTGTGTTTCGCTTTCCGCCTTCGCCTGCGGCGGCGGGGAGCGCGCGGCCTCGATCGTTCAGACCTCACGTGCAGGCGACCGGGCCGCGGTGGCCGGGCGCGTGACCTTCACCGCGGAGCGCCCGGCGGGGCTTCCCGTCATCGCCCTCGATCCCGAGGAACGATACCAGGAGATCGTCGGGTTCGGCGGGTCGTTCACGGAATCGTCCGCCCATGTGCTCGGGCGCCTGGGCGAGGAGAAGCGAGCCGAGGTGCTGCGCGCCTATTTCAGTCCCGAGGGCGCCGCCTACAGCCTGACGCGAACCCACATGGGCAGCTGCGACTTCTCCCTCTCGAACTACACCTACGCGACGACGCCCGGGGACACGGCGCTGGCCGATTTCAGCATCGAGGAGGACCGCGGCGATCTGATCCCGCTCATCCGCGACGCGGCGGCCGTGCCGGGGGCGGACTTCCGGATCGTCGCCTCCCCCTGGACGGCGCCCCCCTGGATGAAAACCAACGGCGACTGGAACGGCGGGTCGCTCCTCCCCGAATACGACGACACCTGGGCCCTGTTCTTCTGCAGGTACATCCGTGCCTACGAGAAGGAGGGCATCCCGATCTGGGCGGTGACCCCCGTGAACGAGCCCCTCGGCAACGCAAACCAGTGGGAGAGCATGATCTTCACCCCCGAGCGGATGGCCGGGTTCGTCAAGCAAAGCCTCGGTCCTGCATTCGCCCGGGAGGGGATCGGCGCCCGGATCCTCGTCTACGACCAGAACCGGGATCACCTGGAGGAATGGGCAACCGCCATCCTCGGCGACCCGGACGCGGCGAGATACGTCCGCGGGACGGCGATCCACTGGTACAGCAGCACGGTCGAGTGGTACCCCGAGACCCTCGAGCGTGTACACCGGCGCTATCCCGACAAGCTCCTGCTGCACACCGAGGGATGCATCGACTCGGAGGTGCCGGTGTGGCGAGACGACGACTGGTACTGGCGGGCGGAGGCGACCGACTGGGGCTATGACTGGGCGACGGAGGAAAACAAGCATCTCCATCCGAAGTACGTGCCGGTCTTCCGCTACGCACGCGACATCATCGGCTGCCTGAACAGCGGGGTGGCCGGCTGGATCGACTGGAACATCGTCCTCGACGACCGGGGCGGGCCCAACCACGCGGAGAACTGGTGCATCGCGCCCGTCATCGCGAAACCCGAGACGAACGAGGTCTACTATACCCCGCTCTACTTCGTGATGCGCCAGTTCAGCAGGTACATGCGCCCGGGGGCGGTGCGGATCGGGGTGGATTGCGGGATCGGGGGCCTGATGGCGACGGCCGTCCGGAATCCCGGCGAAAACATCGCCGTCGCGATCCTGAACCAGGGGGAGCGCGCCGAACGATTCGCCCTCCTGCTCGACGGGGAATTCGCCGAAATCTCGATTCCCGGCTACGCCCTCCAGACTGTTATCATCGAATGA
- a CDS encoding aldo/keto reductase: MRKRLLGGTGLEVSEISFGGWQIGNDDSWEGLDEETSLALVNAALGAGITLFDTAPNYGAGESERILGLALEGRRDEVILVSKFGHRRDGPKDFSTGGFLDRLGGSLERLRTDHVDILLLHNPPAAIYEGTDPIWDALGEARGRGMIRHYGASLDFAAEIESCLANTGSEVLEIFFNILHQDVRRAFPLARENRAGLIAKIPLDSGWLTGTYDAGSRFDGVRSRWSEEEIARRAALVEKLGWLTEDGSPLARKAISYCLSYDEVSCVIPGTRTMAHLRGNLAAAGCRIDPGERKRLEEFWDEFTGGGRELLPW, from the coding sequence ATGAGGAAAAGATTGCTCGGCGGTACGGGCCTCGAGGTATCCGAGATATCCTTCGGGGGCTGGCAGATCGGGAACGACGACAGCTGGGAGGGGCTGGACGAGGAGACCTCGCTCGCGCTTGTCAACGCCGCCCTCGGTGCGGGAATCACCCTCTTCGACACGGCGCCGAACTACGGCGCCGGCGAGAGCGAGCGGATACTCGGCCTGGCGCTCGAGGGCCGCCGCGACGAGGTGATCCTGGTGAGCAAGTTCGGGCACCGGCGGGACGGCCCGAAGGACTTCTCGACCGGCGGTTTCCTCGACCGGCTCGGCGGGAGCCTCGAGCGGCTCCGGACCGACCACGTCGACATCCTGCTCCTCCACAATCCCCCCGCCGCGATCTACGAGGGGACCGACCCGATCTGGGACGCGCTCGGGGAAGCCCGGGGCAGGGGCATGATCCGGCATTACGGCGCGAGCCTCGACTTCGCCGCCGAGATCGAGTCGTGCCTCGCCAACACGGGATCGGAGGTTCTCGAGATCTTCTTCAACATCCTCCACCAGGACGTCCGCAGGGCCTTCCCTCTGGCGCGCGAGAATCGGGCCGGCCTGATCGCCAAGATCCCGCTGGACAGCGGCTGGCTCACCGGCACGTACGACGCCGGCAGCCGCTTCGACGGCGTGCGGAGCCGATGGAGCGAGGAGGAGATCGCGCGCCGGGCCGCCCTCGTCGAGAAGCTGGGCTGGCTCACGGAAGACGGCTCGCCCCTCGCCCGCAAGGCGATCTCCTACTGCCTGTCGTACGACGAGGTGAGCTGCGTCATCCCGGGCACGAGGACGATGGCGCACCTGCGGGGCAACCTCGCCGCGGCCGGATGCAGGATCGATCCCGGTGAGCGGAAGCGCCTCGAGGAGTTCTGGGATGAGTTCACCGGCGGCGGCCGGGAGCTCCTCCCCTGGTGA
- a CDS encoding C10 family peptidase: MKRTRMHTMIAAIALGLLLLPGLVRGRTVTRDEARNIASNYIELVIAATGSWGESTAASVGDIAELRRGNRLLGYWCHIEPAGHVVVSIHDALAPVKASSETWDGDPACPADIVEVIAWKITQEHLLIEERIGPVETAPTEAVAALCEIDYRGARDILARDPGDFRRSEMLAGALANYQSGGVMLSTIWNQTDPYNLYMPATTACGPGYDDRCAAGCVAVAAAQIMKYWAWPPVGSGVPYQDNYYEWTLMPDDLTASSPHDQIEATALLVLHAGMACDMDYCKDGGCASSAFHVDMNIAYVGNFRFSAFPLVLDRPSYSSDSWFELIRDNLDQNMPLQYGIPDHSIVCDGWRIVSDIRQYHMNYGWGGWLGQGSCWDPYIGIGSNTWFTLDALPCPDLTKENCIAYVKPMGSLGATLSGTYAAYAAFPYRYVNVDTGGESAVFQAGQLVQALPGRRIRCTSAGTGAVRFYGAAGLHTRLFTRGDTSKGVKITCGCVALYGGGGVLIH, translated from the coding sequence ATGAAGAGAACACGCATGCATACGATGATCGCGGCGATCGCCCTCGGCCTCCTGCTCCTGCCCGGGCTCGTCCGGGGCCGGACCGTGACGCGCGACGAGGCCCGGAACATAGCGTCTAACTACATCGAGCTCGTCATCGCGGCGACGGGCAGCTGGGGAGAGTCGACGGCGGCCTCCGTCGGCGACATCGCCGAGCTCCGCCGGGGCAACCGGCTGCTCGGGTACTGGTGCCACATCGAGCCCGCCGGGCACGTCGTCGTCTCGATCCACGACGCCCTCGCGCCGGTCAAGGCGTCGTCGGAGACCTGGGACGGCGATCCCGCCTGCCCCGCCGACATCGTCGAGGTGATCGCCTGGAAGATAACGCAGGAGCACCTTCTCATCGAGGAGCGCATCGGTCCCGTCGAGACGGCGCCGACCGAGGCGGTCGCGGCGCTCTGCGAGATCGACTACCGGGGCGCCCGGGACATCCTCGCCCGGGATCCCGGCGATTTCAGGAGATCGGAGATGCTCGCCGGCGCCCTTGCCAACTACCAGTCGGGGGGCGTGATGCTCTCGACGATCTGGAACCAGACCGATCCGTACAACCTCTACATGCCGGCGACCACCGCCTGCGGCCCCGGCTACGACGATCGGTGCGCCGCGGGGTGCGTGGCGGTCGCCGCGGCCCAGATCATGAAGTACTGGGCCTGGCCGCCGGTCGGGAGCGGCGTTCCCTACCAGGACAACTATTACGAGTGGACGCTCATGCCGGACGACCTGACGGCGTCGTCGCCGCACGACCAGATCGAGGCGACCGCGCTCCTCGTCCTGCATGCCGGCATGGCCTGCGACATGGATTACTGCAAGGACGGCGGCTGTGCCTCGTCCGCGTTCCACGTGGACATGAACATCGCGTACGTCGGCAACTTCCGTTTCAGCGCCTTCCCGCTCGTCCTGGATCGGCCGAGCTATTCGAGCGATTCCTGGTTCGAGTTGATCCGCGACAATCTCGACCAGAACATGCCGCTCCAGTACGGCATCCCGGACCACTCGATCGTGTGCGACGGGTGGCGCATCGTCTCGGACATCAGGCAGTACCACATGAACTACGGCTGGGGCGGCTGGCTGGGCCAGGGATCCTGCTGGGATCCGTACATCGGCATCGGGAGCAACACGTGGTTCACCCTCGATGCCCTGCCCTGCCCCGACCTGACGAAGGAGAACTGCATCGCCTACGTGAAGCCGATGGGATCGCTCGGCGCGACGCTGAGCGGCACCTACGCGGCGTATGCCGCCTTTCCCTACCGGTACGTCAACGTCGACACCGGCGGCGAAAGCGCCGTCTTCCAGGCAGGCCAGCTCGTGCAGGCGCTGCCGGGGCGGCGGATCCGCTGCACGAGCGCGGGAACGGGCGCCGTCAGGTTCTACGGGGCGGCGGGACTCCACACGCGGCTCTTCACGCGGGGAGACACGTCGAAGGGGGTCAAGATCACCTGCGGCTGCGTGGCCCTGTACGGGGGCGGCGGCGTGCTGATCCACTGA